The sequence GTTCAAAGGCAGGAAGTATCATCGTTTACTCCCATTTCTTGTTGCAGCCAATCCCACCAACTATGGGAAGCCATGCAAACTTTCAACTGCAGAGGCCATAGCAGCAACTTTTTATATAGTGGGACTTAAAGATAATGCTGTTGAAATCATGTCCCAGTTCAAGTGGGGACCTACTTTTCTAGAGCTCAACCATGAGCTTTTAGAGGCATATTCCAGTGCTAAAACAAGCATGGAAGTTGTTCAGATTCAAAATGAATTCATAGGAGGCTAAACATGGCTAGATTTGAAGAAGCAGAGAACAGAATCTTCAAGATAAAGATTTGTCTTAAATGTAACGCAAGAAACCCACCAACCGCAAAAACATGCAGGAAATGCGGTTACAAAGGTTTAAGATACAAGGCAAAAGAACCAAGAGGCTGATTAAGCCCTTTTTAATTTAACGGGGAGGGTTTTAACCCTCATGTTAAATTATCAATGAAATTGATTTGAATAAAAAAATTATTTCAAATAAATAATTTTAATTTATTTACCTTAAGTTCAAACAAATCATTATAATGCTTTAAATAAATTCTTTTATCTCATTTACATGCTTTTTGATGGATTTATAAGTAAAAGTATCTTTAAAAAGAGATTTTCTCTGTAAATTATCCATGAACAGTTAAAGTATCATCATAATATTTATCATAATGGGTGGATTCAAATGAATGTTGAAGATTACCTTAAAGAGTCATTGAAGGATCATAAGCTGCATCTGA is a genomic window of Methanobacterium congolense containing:
- a CDS encoding DUF367 family protein; protein product: MKVTVYHADECDPRKCTTVKLQRQGKIRVVTHLNLLPRKGLVLDPFAEKAVSPEDREIVEKIGIVGLDCSWNQIKKSSVMFKGRKYHRLLPFLVAANPTNYGKPCKLSTAEAIAATFYIVGLKDNAVEIMSQFKWGPTFLELNHELLEAYSSAKTSMEVVQIQNEFIGG
- a CDS encoding 50S ribosomal protein L40e, giving the protein MARFEEAENRIFKIKICLKCNARNPPTAKTCRKCGYKGLRYKAKEPRG